Proteins co-encoded in one Spiroplasma gladiatoris genomic window:
- the tsaE gene encoding tRNA (adenosine(37)-N6)-threonylcarbamoyltransferase complex ATPase subunit type 1 TsaE, with the protein MRDKIMIINSIDEIDQIINNVLPYCNKNTAILLDGDLGAGKTTFTKYLLKKLGVKQIVNSPTFVIMNQYQCKDLTINHVDAYRLNKNEEVEMYLEQFFDALNIIEWSNNLDINYEQHFKIIKISIKIIKEDIREFKVEVV; encoded by the coding sequence ATGAGAGATAAGATTATGATAATAAACTCAATTGATGAAATTGATCAAATCATTAATAATGTTTTACCATATTGTAATAAAAATACAGCAATTCTTCTAGATGGTGATTTAGGTGCTGGTAAAACTACATTTACAAAATATCTATTAAAAAAATTAGGTGTAAAGCAAATAGTTAATTCACCAACTTTTGTTATTATGAATCAATATCAGTGTAAAGATTTAACAATAAATCACGTTGATGCATATAGATTAAATAAAAACGAAGAAGTAGAAATGTATTTAGAACAATTTTTTGATGCTTTAAATATAATTGAATGAAGTAATAATTTGGATATAAATTATGAACAACACTTTAAAATTATAAAAATTTCTATTAAAATAATTAAAGAAGATATTAGAGAATTTAAGGTTGAGGTAGTTTAA
- a CDS encoding DUF402 domain-containing protein, with translation MENVKPGDKLLIHAYKHNGNLYRSWDSGVVLESNSEGLVVINKDVLITEISGRKWKTNEPAIWFFFKESWYNIICMFKETGINYYCNLSSPYIVESNTIKYIDYDLDIKVFNDGSFKILDLKEFNRNRINFNYSRTIVETVWEHIDKLKEIIKEKKGLFDHRYVEQIWNNFIKNNFS, from the coding sequence ATGGAAAATGTAAAACCTGGAGATAAACTTCTTATTCATGCATATAAACATAATGGTAATTTATATCGTTCATGAGATAGTGGTGTTGTTCTAGAATCTAATTCAGAAGGATTAGTTGTTATTAATAAAGATGTATTAATTACTGAAATCAGTGGTAGAAAATGAAAAACAAACGAACCAGCTATTTGATTCTTTTTTAAAGAAAGTTGATATAATATTATATGTATGTTTAAAGAAACAGGAATAAATTATTATTGTAATTTATCATCACCGTATATAGTTGAGTCAAATACTATAAAATACATCGACTATGATTTAGATATTAAAGTTTTTAATGATGGAAGTTTCAAAATACTAGACTTAAAAGAGTTTAATCGAAATCGAATTAACTTTAACTATTCTAGAACAATTGTAGAAACTGTGTGAGAACATATTGATAAATTAAAAGAAATAATAAAAGAAAAAAAAGGTTTATTTGATCATCGGTATGTTGAACAAATATGAAATAATTTTATAAAAAATAACTTTAGTTAA
- the gpmI gene encoding 2,3-bisphosphoglycerate-independent phosphoglycerate mutase, producing the protein MKAKKPVILAILDGWGLASPSKGNAVVEANMEFVEQLKKDYPWVEAHASGEWVGLPEGQMGNSEVGHIHLGAGRIKYESLSLINKAIKDNNFESNPAINDAIENCKKNNSAFHIMGLFSDGGVHSHMLHMFATFETAAKAGLKEIYVHLFTDGRDTKPTVAINYLKSLEELFAKYKLGQVGSISGRFYSMDRDKRMERVAEGYKSLVDRIDVNKFTNPKDYIESQYNEGKDDEGILPAFNESAPNGYIKENDSVIFANFRPDRAIQMASTFTNRDYMAWSSPEFSKLTFLGDKIFFVSMMEYSASVNSKHIAFKPIEVINGLGEWLSDKGYKQLRIAETEKIAHVSFFFDGGKDYFKNGLATPEEIKLEGAAINLIPSTKEVPTYDLKPEMSAVEITDQLVKQIESNEYDLIVLNYANCDMVGHTGVLDAAIKGVKILDEQLKRVYEATQKTGAVMIITADHGNAEVMIDAEGGPNKKHTSQPVPIIITDKSLKLRQKDAAIADVAPTILEIIGEEVPNEMTQPSLIEK; encoded by the coding sequence ATGAAAGCAAAAAAACCAGTAATTTTAGCTATACTTGATGGATGAGGATTAGCTAGTCCAAGTAAAGGTAATGCTGTTGTTGAAGCAAACATGGAGTTTGTTGAACAACTTAAAAAAGATTATCCGTGAGTTGAAGCTCATGCCAGTGGAGAGTGAGTTGGTTTGCCAGAAGGTCAAATGGGAAATTCTGAAGTAGGTCATATTCATCTTGGAGCTGGAAGAATTAAATATGAATCATTATCATTAATTAATAAAGCTATTAAAGATAATAATTTTGAAAGTAATCCAGCAATAAATGATGCTATTGAAAATTGTAAAAAAAACAATAGTGCATTTCACATAATGGGATTATTTTCTGATGGAGGAGTTCACTCTCATATGTTACATATGTTTGCAACTTTTGAAACTGCTGCAAAAGCCGGTCTAAAAGAAATATATGTTCATTTATTTACAGATGGTAGAGACACAAAACCAACAGTTGCTATTAATTATTTAAAAAGTTTAGAAGAATTATTTGCTAAATATAAATTAGGTCAAGTTGGTTCTATTTCTGGACGTTTTTACTCAATGGATAGAGATAAAAGAATGGAAAGAGTTGCGGAAGGATATAAATCTTTAGTTGATAGAATTGATGTAAATAAATTTACTAATCCAAAAGATTATATTGAATCTCAATATAACGAAGGAAAAGATGATGAAGGAATTTTACCTGCATTTAATGAATCTGCACCGAATGGATATATAAAAGAAAATGACTCAGTTATTTTTGCTAACTTTAGACCAGATAGAGCAATTCAAATGGCAAGTACCTTTACCAATCGCGATTATATGGCTTGAAGCTCTCCAGAGTTTAGTAAATTAACTTTTTTAGGAGACAAAATTTTCTTTGTTTCTATGATGGAATATTCTGCAAGTGTTAATTCAAAACATATTGCTTTTAAACCAATTGAAGTTATTAACGGTTTAGGGGAATGATTAAGTGATAAAGGTTATAAACAATTAAGAATTGCAGAAACTGAAAAAATTGCTCATGTTAGTTTCTTTTTTGATGGAGGAAAAGACTATTTTAAAAATGGTTTAGCAACTCCAGAAGAAATTAAATTAGAAGGTGCCGCAATTAACTTAATTCCTTCAACAAAAGAAGTTCCTACTTATGATTTAAAACCAGAAATGTCAGCTGTAGAAATTACAGATCAATTAGTTAAACAAATAGAGTCTAATGAATATGATTTAATTGTTTTAAACTATGCAAACTGTGACATGGTCGGACATACTGGTGTGTTAGATGCAGCTATTAAAGGTGTAAAAATTTTAGATGAACAATTAAAAAGAGTTTATGAAGCAACCCAAAAAACGGGTGCTGTGATGATAATAACTGCAGACCATGGTAATGCAGAAGTTATGATCGATGCTGAAGGTGGGCCTAATAAAAAGCACACTAGTCAACCTGTGCCGATAATAATTACTGACAAATCATTAAAATTAAGACAAAAAGACGCAGCAATTGCTGATGTTGCTCCAACAATTCTTGAAATTATTGGTGAAGAAGTACCTAATGAAATGACTCAACCATCATTAATCGAAAAATAA
- a CDS encoding ROK family protein — MKIAIDIGGTSIRIAKVYGKEIKDLLIFDTNINEPKESYEKIKEYINQAKQESELISIGLCVPGPLDLKKGMILTTHNLPGWSNLNIVEMFKKDFDVPILFNNDANIAALGQAIILKKTSVLFVTVSTGIGAGYVNDNKILNGFTTNACEVANAIPDLSQGDEIKSGIEFFGSGSNIPRQLKKRGVEVKNATEAFEIFNNKNNPIVNDYFKELEDKFVQFFATGIYFLNPEVLVVGGSVALNNQEFFKRIFKRLEVVTKDIAYATPCEFAKDSTNATLLGCVFQ, encoded by the coding sequence ATGAAAATAGCAATAGATATTGGTGGCACTTCTATAAGAATTGCAAAAGTTTATGGTAAAGAAATTAAAGATTTGTTGATATTTGATACAAATATTAATGAACCAAAAGAATCTTATGAAAAAATAAAAGAATATATTAATCAAGCTAAACAAGAAAGTGAATTAATAAGCATTGGATTATGCGTGCCTGGTCCATTAGATTTAAAAAAAGGAATGATCTTAACAACACACAATTTACCAGGATGATCAAATTTAAATATTGTAGAAATGTTTAAAAAAGATTTTGACGTGCCAATCTTATTTAACAATGATGCAAATATCGCCGCTTTAGGTCAAGCGATTATCTTAAAAAAAACTTCAGTTTTATTTGTAACAGTTTCAACTGGAATTGGTGCTGGTTATGTAAATGATAATAAAATTTTAAATGGGTTTACAACTAATGCTTGTGAAGTTGCAAATGCTATTCCTGATTTATCTCAAGGAGACGAAATAAAATCTGGTATTGAGTTTTTTGGAAGTGGTTCAAACATACCAAGACAATTAAAAAAACGTGGGGTTGAAGTAAAAAACGCTACGGAAGCATTTGAAATTTTTAATAATAAAAACAATCCTATTGTAAATGATTATTTCAAAGAATTAGAGGATAAATTTGTTCAGTTTTTTGCTACAGGGATTTATTTTTTAAATCCAGAAGTTCTTGTTGTAGGAGGAAGTGTAGCTTTAAACAATCAAGAATTTTTCAAAAGAATTTTTAAAAGATTAGAAGTAGTTACAAAAGATATTGCTTATGCAACACCTTGTGAATTTGCAAAAGATTCAACTAATGCAACACTTTTAGGCTGTGTTTTTCAATAA
- a CDS encoding IS3 family transposase, which produces MKQNSFINLKKVIDNYVEFYNNTRITIKHNWP; this is translated from the coding sequence TTAAAACAAAATAGTTTTATCAATCTAAAAAAGGTAATAGATAATTATGTAGAGTTTTATAACAATACAAGAATAACGATTAAACATAATTGACCTTAG
- the tsaB gene encoding tRNA (adenosine(37)-N6)-threonylcarbamoyltransferase complex dimerization subunit type 1 TsaB, producing MNLFIDTSNNTLVLILEKDNIVIDNLILTNQTKISDIALENISHLLKKHNLSLNKIDKFYITKGPGSYTGVRVAITIVKTLKTVNDKFRVYTISSLAYQAGKLDCVSLLDAKGDKYYVGVYSNKKTLVVDQILPKDYLGDFCKAFKNFTIIKDYHELDFVQNYLDLKDNFELIENVDNIEPLYIKNFI from the coding sequence ATGAACTTATTTATTGATACAAGCAATAACACTTTAGTTTTAATTTTAGAAAAAGATAATATAGTTATTGATAACTTAATTTTAACTAATCAAACTAAAATTAGTGATATTGCCTTAGAAAATATCAGTCATTTATTAAAAAAACACAATCTTTCATTAAATAAAATTGATAAATTTTATATTACAAAAGGTCCTGGAAGTTATACAGGAGTAAGAGTAGCAATTACAATAGTTAAAACCTTAAAAACTGTAAATGATAAATTTAGAGTATATACAATTAGTAGTCTTGCTTATCAAGCTGGTAAATTAGATTGTGTTAGCTTGTTGGATGCAAAAGGGGATAAATACTATGTTGGGGTATATAGCAACAAAAAAACTTTAGTAGTTGATCAAATTTTGCCAAAAGATTATTTAGGTGATTTTTGTAAAGCTTTTAAAAATTTTACTATTATTAAAGATTATCACGAACTTGATTTTGTACAAAACTATTTAGATTTAAAAGATAATTTTGAACTTATTGAAAATGTGGATAATATTGAACCACTTTACATTAAAAATTTTATTTAA
- the proS gene encoding proline--tRNA ligase, whose product MAQKLEKITQRDEDFSKWYTDVVKNAGLADYGPVKGTMIFKPYGYAIWENIMKIADKMFKEVNVENVYFPLLIPASLFNKEKEHIEGFAPELATVTKVGDKSLGEELYIRPTSEVLICTHFAKEVKSYRDLPLIYNQWTNVMRWEKTTRPFLRTSEFLWQEGHTIHSTPKEAKEMTLTIFEIYKKLANDFLLLPVISGRKTEKEKFAGAKETYSIEALMYDGQALQSGTSHYFGDNFAKAFNIKFQNKEQKEEYAYSTSWGVSTRLIGAIIMSHSDDQGLVLPSKIAPIQIQIININESDDVLEISNQLKNDLKNDFRVFVDNTDKSFGYKISEAEIKGVPIRIEVGPRDIANGVVTISRRDIRNKEQVKINEVKEYVNKQILEHDKNIFNIALNNLNSRTFKANTIEEYQEILENKQGLVLVPFCGDIDCENDIKEKTQTNSRCIPDNVEHKKSKCFNCKRDSDKLVYFARAY is encoded by the coding sequence ATGGCTCAAAAACTTGAAAAAATCACTCAAAGAGATGAAGATTTTTCAAAATGATATACAGATGTAGTGAAGAATGCAGGTCTTGCAGATTATGGACCGGTTAAAGGAACAATGATTTTTAAACCTTATGGTTATGCAATTTGAGAAAATATTATGAAAATTGCAGACAAAATGTTTAAAGAAGTTAATGTAGAGAATGTTTATTTCCCGCTATTAATTCCAGCAAGTCTTTTTAATAAAGAAAAAGAACATATCGAAGGTTTTGCTCCTGAATTAGCAACTGTTACTAAGGTTGGAGATAAATCTTTAGGCGAAGAATTATATATTAGACCAACTAGTGAAGTTTTAATTTGTACGCATTTTGCAAAAGAAGTTAAATCATATCGTGATTTACCTTTAATCTATAATCAATGAACAAATGTGATGAGATGAGAAAAAACAACAAGACCCTTTTTAAGAACCAGTGAATTTTTATGGCAAGAAGGGCACACTATTCATTCAACGCCAAAAGAAGCAAAAGAAATGACATTAACAATTTTTGAAATATATAAAAAATTAGCAAACGATTTTTTGTTATTGCCAGTTATTAGTGGAAGAAAAACTGAAAAAGAAAAGTTCGCTGGAGCAAAAGAAACCTATTCAATTGAAGCTTTAATGTATGATGGACAAGCTCTACAATCAGGAACAAGTCATTATTTTGGAGACAACTTTGCTAAAGCCTTTAATATTAAATTTCAAAATAAAGAGCAAAAAGAAGAATATGCATATTCAACAAGTTGAGGAGTATCTACAAGATTAATTGGAGCTATAATTATGTCGCATTCAGATGATCAAGGTTTAGTTTTACCTTCAAAAATAGCACCAATTCAAATTCAAATTATTAATATTAATGAATCTGATGACGTTTTAGAAATATCAAATCAACTAAAAAATGATTTGAAAAATGATTTTAGAGTATTTGTAGATAATACAGACAAATCTTTTGGTTATAAAATAAGTGAAGCAGAAATAAAAGGTGTGCCAATAAGAATTGAAGTTGGTCCAAGAGATATTGCAAACGGAGTTGTAACAATCTCAAGGCGAGACATCAGAAATAAAGAGCAAGTTAAAATAAATGAAGTAAAAGAATATGTTAATAAACAAATATTAGAACATGATAAGAATATATTTAATATAGCTTTAAATAATCTAAATAGTAGAACATTTAAGGCAAACACAATTGAAGAATATCAAGAAATTTTAGAAAATAAACAAGGATTGGTTTTAGTACCGTTTTGTGGCGATATTGATTGTGAAAATGATATAAAAGAAAAAACTCAAACTAATTCTAGATGTATTCCAGATAATGTTGAGCATAAAAAATCTAAATGTTTTAATTGTAAACGTGATTCTGATAAATTAGTATATTTTGCAAGAGCTTATTAG
- the tpiA gene encoding triose-phosphate isomerase produces MRKQIIIGNWKMFKTNSNAIEFVKSIDSQVESNSNLIAGIAVPTIMISDLSKVAKNIKIAAQNCYFEKEGAFTGETSIPMLKELNVEYVVIGHSERRDIFKEDDRLINNKVKALIAAGLTPILCCGESLEIYESGKTMDHVKKQLSDDLKEVSSDQVKNVVIAYEPIWAIGTGKVATPEIAQDVIKGIRDYLASMYGQEFANEVLIQYGGSVKPENIKEILAQPDIDGALVGGASLVEDSYLGLLK; encoded by the coding sequence ATGAGAAAACAAATTATTATAGGAAACTGAAAAATGTTCAAAACAAACTCAAATGCTATTGAGTTTGTAAAAAGTATAGATTCACAAGTAGAATCAAACTCAAACTTAATTGCTGGAATTGCTGTTCCAACAATTATGATAAGTGATTTATCAAAAGTTGCAAAAAATATTAAAATTGCAGCACAAAATTGTTATTTTGAAAAAGAAGGTGCTTTTACTGGAGAAACTTCAATACCAATGTTAAAAGAACTTAATGTTGAATATGTTGTTATTGGTCATTCGGAAAGAAGAGATATCTTTAAAGAAGATGATCGATTAATCAACAACAAAGTAAAAGCTTTGATTGCAGCTGGATTAACACCAATCTTATGCTGTGGAGAAAGTTTAGAAATTTATGAATCTGGAAAAACAATGGATCATGTAAAAAAACAATTAAGTGATGATTTAAAAGAAGTTAGTTCAGATCAAGTTAAAAATGTTGTAATTGCATATGAACCAATTTGAGCAATAGGGACTGGAAAAGTTGCAACTCCAGAAATAGCACAAGATGTTATTAAAGGTATAAGAGACTACTTGGCTTCAATGTATGGTCAAGAATTTGCAAACGAAGTTTTAATTCAATACGGTGGAAGTGTTAAACCTGAAAATATTAAAGAAATTTTAGCTCAACCAGATATTGATGGAGCTTTGGTTGGTGGAGCTTCACTTGTAGAAGATTCTTATTTAGGTTTATTAAAATAA
- a CDS encoding NAD(P)/FAD-dependent oxidoreductase, with amino-acid sequence MIKDVLIIGAGAAGLYAWKIARNCNLTGTIVENEKQFGGQITRLYPTKPLNNLPGIKSKPSFEVIKDMYDLIEKNDEKFEEKFFTTVVKITPIDSTGEDDIDQKWFRVDFSDGTTQDFKRILFTIGLGFYKYKKIVKEPYDNILYSVQNTDIFKDKNVVVFGGGDSAIDFTNIIVKIAKTTTLVHRREEFRGSVAGVESALKKGAKILTPYIFEKIIKSDNNIVEKISLKNAENNELVELDLDFAVVNYGMDWDVKKNSLINFETKDNWISVGVDMNTSIKGIFAAGDCCYYEGKIKNLVSSFYEAMKAILKIDKEINSRKVIGRGW; translated from the coding sequence ATGATAAAAGATGTTCTTATAATTGGAGCTGGTGCTGCTGGATTATATGCATGAAAAATTGCAAGAAATTGTAACTTAACAGGTACAATAGTAGAAAATGAAAAACAATTTGGAGGACAAATCACAAGACTTTATCCAACAAAACCTTTAAATAATTTACCAGGGATTAAATCAAAACCTTCTTTTGAAGTTATAAAAGATATGTATGATTTAATTGAAAAAAATGATGAAAAATTTGAAGAAAAATTTTTTACAACAGTTGTAAAAATAACACCAATTGACTCTACAGGAGAAGATGATATCGATCAAAAATGATTTAGAGTGGATTTTTCAGATGGAACTACCCAAGACTTTAAAAGAATATTATTTACAATTGGATTAGGATTTTATAAATATAAAAAAATTGTTAAAGAACCCTACGATAATATTTTATATTCTGTTCAAAACACAGACATTTTTAAAGATAAAAACGTTGTTGTATTTGGGGGTGGAGATTCTGCTATTGATTTTACAAACATAATTGTAAAAATTGCCAAAACTACTACTTTAGTACATAGAAGAGAAGAATTTAGAGGTTCTGTTGCTGGGGTAGAATCTGCTTTAAAAAAAGGAGCTAAGATATTGACTCCATATATTTTTGAAAAAATTATAAAAAGTGATAATAATATTGTAGAAAAAATATCTCTAAAAAATGCTGAAAATAATGAATTAGTAGAACTTGATCTTGATTTTGCTGTTGTAAATTATGGAATGGATTGAGATGTTAAAAAAAATTCTTTAATAAATTTCGAAACAAAAGATAATTGAATAAGTGTTGGAGTTGATATGAACACTTCAATAAAAGGAATATTTGCGGCTGGTGATTGTTGTTATTATGAAGGTAAAATCAAAAATTTAGTTTCTTCTTTTTATGAAGCAATGAAAGCTATTTTAAAAATAGATAAAGAAATTAATTCAAGAAAAGTAATTGGTAGAGGTTGGTAA
- a CDS encoding Fic family protein — translation MSEIKKSLYSIYEVTFRPKEFEKKIKQIMELFIEYNDYLNNAPFDTQFLSIQLLKYEAKHSHLIEGIDTNDLELLAQDTPTSKKISNYVNALKKADIYLKENKVFDKNLLLNIHRDLFENMMSVHAINANPGTFRIKQVQIAKYYPPIPALVEEYMQEFISWLNDSTPFLDCDNTNEAFIRGAIAHAYFEKVHPFTDGNGRTGRILFNLILNKYQITTKPYFYISKAILKEQFLYYQELSKLDNNFDYQKWINFFLDLLIYQLESNIKVFKNTMNVILRIRSEIIQEQLPTHREIKKIIFEYISKYPIFTFSKVYFKCKPFFKNVDDATFVYIFNDLIKQCKIKKVPGSRHYEFSEIVSIIVDLN, via the coding sequence ATGTCAGAAATTAAAAAATCTTTATACTCAATTTATGAAGTTACTTTTAGACCAAAAGAGTTTGAAAAAAAAATTAAACAAATAATGGAATTATTTATTGAGTATAATGATTATCTAAATAATGCACCTTTTGATACACAATTTTTATCAATTCAATTATTAAAATATGAAGCAAAACACTCTCACTTAATCGAAGGGATAGATACTAACGACTTAGAGTTATTAGCTCAAGATACTCCAACAAGCAAAAAAATCTCTAACTATGTTAATGCTTTAAAAAAAGCTGATATATATTTAAAAGAAAATAAAGTTTTTGATAAAAACTTACTTTTAAATATTCATAGAGATTTATTTGAAAATATGATGTCAGTTCATGCAATTAATGCAAATCCAGGGACTTTTAGGATTAAACAAGTTCAAATCGCAAAATACTACCCACCAATACCAGCATTAGTTGAAGAATATATGCAAGAATTTATAAGCTGACTTAACGATTCAACACCTTTTTTAGATTGTGATAATACAAACGAAGCTTTTATAAGAGGCGCTATTGCTCATGCCTATTTTGAAAAAGTACACCCATTTACTGACGGAAATGGTAGAACAGGAAGAATATTATTTAATTTGATTTTAAATAAGTATCAAATTACTACAAAACCATATTTTTATATTTCAAAAGCAATTTTAAAAGAACAATTTTTATACTATCAAGAATTATCAAAGTTAGATAATAACTTTGATTATCAAAAATGAATAAACTTTTTTTTAGATTTATTAATTTATCAACTTGAATCAAACATTAAAGTTTTTAAAAATACAATGAATGTAATTTTAAGAATAAGAAGTGAAATAATCCAAGAACAGTTACCAACTCATCGTGAAATAAAAAAAATAATTTTTGAATATATTTCAAAGTATCCAATTTTTACATTTTCTAAAGTTTATTTTAAATGCAAACCTTTTTTTAAAAATGTTGATGATGCTACTTTTGTATACATTTTTAACGATTTAATAAAACAATGCAAAATAAAAAAAGTGCCAGGAAGCAGGCACTATGAGTTTAGTGAAATTGTTAGTATTATTGTTGACCTTAACTAA
- a CDS encoding HAD-IIB family hydrolase codes for MLEKNIKLIALDMDGTSYYHLGEPVEANIDYINKALKKGIKVVFVTGRPHLNKKNRLDLYNFVKDESFLIGFNGAIIYDILEKKVIKETLISKEIIKKAFEITKKPEYKDIDMYAYSHDLNKTFINKTLETNELVNIEKAFYEGDIEVVNDNTEIIDCYKILLRNFNETLISEIKNLGLNIFWLKNSISAEVTHSDVSKANSLKIILDHFKIDRRNVLAMGDGANDIPMLEMAGLSIVPFDAKEKAKKHAMIVSKYKHNEGAVGIAIKKYILGE; via the coding sequence ATGTTAGAAAAAAACATCAAATTAATTGCTTTAGACATGGATGGTACTAGTTATTATCATTTAGGTGAACCTGTTGAAGCAAATATTGATTATATAAATAAGGCTTTAAAAAAGGGTATAAAGGTAGTTTTTGTTACCGGAAGACCACACCTTAATAAAAAAAATAGATTAGATCTATATAATTTTGTTAAAGATGAATCTTTTTTAATAGGTTTTAATGGTGCAATAATTTATGATATTTTAGAAAAAAAAGTTATAAAAGAAACTTTAATCTCTAAAGAAATCATTAAAAAAGCATTTGAAATCACAAAAAAACCTGAATATAAAGACATTGATATGTATGCTTATTCACATGACTTAAATAAAACTTTTATAAACAAAACATTAGAAACTAATGAACTTGTTAATATTGAAAAAGCTTTTTATGAAGGTGATATTGAAGTGGTTAATGATAATACAGAAATTATAGATTGTTACAAAATATTATTAAGAAATTTTAACGAAACTTTAATAAGTGAAATAAAAAATCTTGGATTAAATATTTTTTGACTTAAAAATTCAATATCAGCTGAAGTCACTCATAGTGATGTTAGCAAAGCTAATAGTTTAAAAATAATTTTAGATCATTTTAAGATTGATAGAAGAAATGTTCTTGCTATGGGAGATGGTGCAAATGATATTCCGATGTTAGAAATGGCAGGATTATCAATTGTTCCTTTTGATGCAAAAGAAAAAGCAAAAAAACATGCAATGATAGTTTCTAAATATAAACATAATGAAGGTGCAGTAGGCATTGCAATAAAAAAATACATATTAGGAGAATAA